The following proteins are co-located in the Ailuropoda melanoleuca isolate Jingjing chromosome 13, ASM200744v2, whole genome shotgun sequence genome:
- the GFAP gene encoding glial fibrillary acidic protein isoform X2 → MERRRVTSAARRSYVSSSDVVGGSLVSGRRLGPGPRLSLARMPLPLPARVDFSLAGALNTGFKETRASERAEMMELNDRFASYIEKVRFLEQQNKALAAELNQLRAKEPTKLADVYQAELRELRLRLDQLTAGSARLEVERDNLAQDLGTLRQKLQDETNLRLEAENNLATYRQEADEATLARLDLERKIESLEEEIRFLRKIHEEEVQELQEQLARQQVHVELDVAKPDLTAALREIRTQYEAMASSNMHEAEEWYRSKFADLNDAAARNAELLRQAKHEANDYRRQLQTLTCDLESLRGTNESLERQMREQEERHAREAASYQEALARLEEEGQSLKDEMARHLQEYQDLLNVKLALDIEIATYRKLLEGEENRITIPVQTFSNLQIRGGKSTKEGESHKVTRHLKSLTVQVIPIQAHQIVNGAPPALETSLDTKSVSEGHLKRNIVVKTVEMRDGEVIKESKQEHKDVM, encoded by the exons ATGGAGAGGAGACGGGTCACTTCAGCTGCTCGCCGCTCCTACGTCTCCTCCTCGGACGTGGTGGGGGGAAGCCTGGTCTCCGGCCGCCGCCTGGGGCCAGGCCCCCGCCTCTCCCTGGCCAGGATGCCGCTTCCACTGCCGGCCCGGGTGGACTTCTCCCTGGCCGGGGCACTCAACACCGGCTTCAAGGAGACCCGGGCCAGTGAGCGGGCTGAGATGATGGAGCTCAACGACCGCTTTGCCAGCTACATCGAGAAGGTGCGCTTCCTGGAACAGCAGAACAAGGCGCTGGCCGCGGAGCTGAACCAGCTGCGGGCCAAGGAGCCCACCAAGCTGGCCGATGTCTACCAGGCTGAGCTGCGTGAACTAAGGCTGCGGCTCGACCAGCTCACTGCTGGCAGCGCCCGGCTCGAGGTCGAGAGAGACAATCTGGCACAGGACCTGGGCACCCTGAGGCAGAA GCTCCAGGATGAAACCAACCTGAGGCTGGAGGCTGAGAACAACCTGGCCACCTATCGACAG GAGGCAGATGAAGCCACCTTAGCCCGTCTGGATCTGGAGAGGAAGATTGAGTCTCTCGAGGAGGAAATCCGATTTTTGAGGAAGATCCATGAGGAG GAGGtgcaggagctccaggagcagcTGGCCCGGCAGCAGGTCCATGTGGAGCTGGATGTGGCCAAGCCAGACCTCACGGCAGCCTTGAGAGAGATCCGCACGCAATACGAGGCCATGGCGTCCAGCAACATGCATGAGGCCGAGGAGTGGTACCGGTCCAAG TTTGCGGACCTGAACGATGCCGCTGCCCGCAACGCCGAGCTGCTCCGCCAGGCCAAGCATGAGGCCAACGACTACCGGCGCCAGCTGCAGACCTTGACCTGCGACCTGGAGTCCTTGCGCGGCACG AACGAGTCCCTGGAGAGGCAGATGCGGGAGCAGGAGGAGCGCCACGCGCGGGAGGCGGCGAGTTACCAGGAGGCGCTGGCccggctggaggaggaggggcagagcctCAAAGACGAGATGGCCCGCCATCTGCAGGAGTACCAGGACTTGTTGAACGTCAAGCTGGCCCTGGACATCGAGATCGCCACCTACAGGAAGCTGCTGGAGGGCGAGGAGAACCG TATCACCATTCCCGTGCAGACCTTCTCCAACCTGCAGATCCGAG GGGGCAAAAGCACCAAAGAAGGGGAAAGTCACAAGGTCACAAGACATCTCAAAAGCCTCACAGTACAAGTTATACCAATACAGGCTCACCAGATTGTAAATGGAGCCCCGCCGGCTCTCG AAACCAGCCTGGACACCAAGTCCGTGTCAGAAGGCCACCTCAAGAGGAACATCGTGGTAAAGACCGTGGAGATGCGGGATGGAGAG GTCATTAAGGAGTCCAAGCAAGAGCACAAGGACGTGATGTGA
- the GFAP gene encoding glial fibrillary acidic protein isoform X1, giving the protein MERRRVTSAARRSYVSSSDVVGGSLVSGRRLGPGPRLSLARMPLPLPARVDFSLAGALNTGFKETRASERAEMMELNDRFASYIEKVRFLEQQNKALAAELNQLRAKEPTKLADVYQAELRELRLRLDQLTAGSARLEVERDNLAQDLGTLRQKLQDETNLRLEAENNLATYRQEADEATLARLDLERKIESLEEEIRFLRKIHEEEVQELQEQLARQQVHVELDVAKPDLTAALREIRTQYEAMASSNMHEAEEWYRSKFADLNDAAARNAELLRQAKHEANDYRRQLQTLTCDLESLRGTNESLERQMREQEERHAREAASYQEALARLEEEGQSLKDEMARHLQEYQDLLNVKLALDIEIATYRKLLEGEENRITIPVQTFSNLQIRETSLDTKSVSEGHLKRNIVVKTVEMRDGEVIKESKQEHKDVM; this is encoded by the exons ATGGAGAGGAGACGGGTCACTTCAGCTGCTCGCCGCTCCTACGTCTCCTCCTCGGACGTGGTGGGGGGAAGCCTGGTCTCCGGCCGCCGCCTGGGGCCAGGCCCCCGCCTCTCCCTGGCCAGGATGCCGCTTCCACTGCCGGCCCGGGTGGACTTCTCCCTGGCCGGGGCACTCAACACCGGCTTCAAGGAGACCCGGGCCAGTGAGCGGGCTGAGATGATGGAGCTCAACGACCGCTTTGCCAGCTACATCGAGAAGGTGCGCTTCCTGGAACAGCAGAACAAGGCGCTGGCCGCGGAGCTGAACCAGCTGCGGGCCAAGGAGCCCACCAAGCTGGCCGATGTCTACCAGGCTGAGCTGCGTGAACTAAGGCTGCGGCTCGACCAGCTCACTGCTGGCAGCGCCCGGCTCGAGGTCGAGAGAGACAATCTGGCACAGGACCTGGGCACCCTGAGGCAGAA GCTCCAGGATGAAACCAACCTGAGGCTGGAGGCTGAGAACAACCTGGCCACCTATCGACAG GAGGCAGATGAAGCCACCTTAGCCCGTCTGGATCTGGAGAGGAAGATTGAGTCTCTCGAGGAGGAAATCCGATTTTTGAGGAAGATCCATGAGGAG GAGGtgcaggagctccaggagcagcTGGCCCGGCAGCAGGTCCATGTGGAGCTGGATGTGGCCAAGCCAGACCTCACGGCAGCCTTGAGAGAGATCCGCACGCAATACGAGGCCATGGCGTCCAGCAACATGCATGAGGCCGAGGAGTGGTACCGGTCCAAG TTTGCGGACCTGAACGATGCCGCTGCCCGCAACGCCGAGCTGCTCCGCCAGGCCAAGCATGAGGCCAACGACTACCGGCGCCAGCTGCAGACCTTGACCTGCGACCTGGAGTCCTTGCGCGGCACG AACGAGTCCCTGGAGAGGCAGATGCGGGAGCAGGAGGAGCGCCACGCGCGGGAGGCGGCGAGTTACCAGGAGGCGCTGGCccggctggaggaggaggggcagagcctCAAAGACGAGATGGCCCGCCATCTGCAGGAGTACCAGGACTTGTTGAACGTCAAGCTGGCCCTGGACATCGAGATCGCCACCTACAGGAAGCTGCTGGAGGGCGAGGAGAACCG TATCACCATTCCCGTGCAGACCTTCTCCAACCTGCAGATCCGAG AAACCAGCCTGGACACCAAGTCCGTGTCAGAAGGCCACCTCAAGAGGAACATCGTGGTAAAGACCGTGGAGATGCGGGATGGAGAG GTCATTAAGGAGTCCAAGCAAGAGCACAAGGACGTGATGTGA
- the FAM187A gene encoding Ig-like V-type domain-containing protein FAM187A — MNPAHATVLLWVWGCLQAFEIVEKENIFQRTPCPAFLMFDNAAYLADMSFELPCHCKPEEVSAVVWYYQKDLGGSHTKVLTDFDGRVLTEESQVRVGSDMLVRFSIRMFSLLVFRAQPEDSGLYFCGTRKGDYFYAYDVDVQSSEGMVATFKDQGQEPFADEHHGSLHIFTTFWEWTPCDRCGVRGEQWRIGLCYLRSPGLSPRYRKTVPDVVSCGSQAVPGKLRAWAREHSPELLVQSCVVPCEQKAAREGFVAILSYVSKLGSPPWVPQVPIQFHWQRLGHGLIISCPGARPEHAVAWDKDHQYFYRTQYLEGVNRSMRVFIDHGNHLHIRFTQLSDRGIYYCWRQGVRVAGLRLGVTTRGRYQPSFSDPETRSAVELTLIGYLFITAVFVTIHLCRCCCYLFHCHPNFSS, encoded by the coding sequence ATGAACCCGGCCCACGCCACGGTGCTCCTGTGGGTGTGGGGCTGTCTCCAGGCCTTTGAAATTGTGGAGAAGGAGAACATTTTTCAGAGGACCCCCTGCCCGGCTTTTCTGATGTTTGACAATGCAGCCTACCTGGCAGACATGAGCTTCGAGCTTCCCTGCCACTGCAAGCCCGAGGAGGTGTCTGCCGTGGTCTGGTACTATCAGAAGGACCTGGGCGGCAGCCACACCAAAGTGCTGACGGACTTCGACGGGCGGGTGCTGACAGAGGAGTCCCAGGTGCGCGTGGGCAGCGACATGCTTGTTCGTTTCAGCATCCGCATGTTCAGCCTGCTGGTTTTCCGGGCCCAGCCCGAGGACTCGGGCCTGTATTTTTGTGGCACCCGCAAGGGGGACTACTTTTATGCCTACGACGTGGACGTCCAGAGCAGCGAGGGAATGGTGGCCACCTTCAAGGACCAGGGCCAGGAGCCCTTTGCGGACGAGCACCATGGCAGCCTCCACATCTTCACCACCTTCTGGGAATGGACCCCTTGCGACCGCTGCGGGGTACGCGGGGAGCAGTGGCGCATCGGCCTGTGCTACCTGCGGAGCCCAGGTCTCTCCCCGCGCTACCGCAAGACAGTGCCCGATGTGGTGTCCTGCGGCTCGCAGGCCGTGCCCGGGAAGCTTCGGGCCTGGGCCAGGGAACACAGCCCTGAGCTACTGGTTCAGAGCTGTGTGGTGCCCTGTGAGCAGAAGGCGGCTCGGGAGGGCTTCGTGGCCATCCTCAGCTACGTGTCCAAGCTGGGCAGCCCACCCTGGGTGCCTCAGGTGCCCATCCAGTTCCACTGGCAGAGGCTGGGCCACGGGCTCATCATCTCCTGCCCTGGAGCCCGGCCGGAGCACGCCGTGGCCTGGGACAAGGACCACCAGTACTTCTACCGCACGCAGTACCTGGAGGGCGTCAACAGGTCCATGAGGGTGTTCATCGACCACGGCAACCACCTCCACATCCGCTTCACGCAGCTGAGCGACCGGGGCATCTACTACTGCTGGCGGCAGGGGGTGCGGGTCGCTGGCCTGCGGCTGGGCGTCACGACCCGAGGCCGCTACCAGCCCTCGTTCTCGGACCCCGAGACCCGCTCCGCTGTGGAGCTCACCCTGATAGGCTACCTGTTCATCACGGCGGTCTTTGTCACCATTCACCTCTGTCGGTGCTGCTGTTACTTATTTCACTGTCATCCCAACTTCTCCTCCtag